From the genome of Meriones unguiculatus strain TT.TT164.6M chromosome 17, Bangor_MerUng_6.1, whole genome shotgun sequence:
acatttatgatgcacaagccagcgatgatcagcagaaacagaagggtctggtgttctgcaatagctgaagacagagttatcacctggaaaaacaaggaaatgagaatggcaaccatgggcttcccctgttctgggtcatttttttGTCTGCAGtgtacagggtttgtttgtttgcttgtttttgtttttgtttttctgagagtacaggaatctctaatgattgctgagtggtttgcatagaacaacattttctcttacagccacacaatcacatccttgttctgcacagagtatggtgagtgctctatcatgttgcaaaactgcttcatCTAATGGATCAACatgctgatggatcttgatctagttgggttttacaggtacctttcttttttttttttttttttttttttcaaacaagggagcctggaggtcaatatgagccagcctggtttgttgggtaggcactccaagtagccatttgtcttccttgccagagagtttcctttggactgaaccttttcaatcttttgttgaggataaggggtgacatagatgattttgtaaatgggcctcaactgaaatcaggatgccattgtaggggcccaggaaggctggaatgttaaccaaagcctgggaggggattcattcaggaaatggggcactcactcatcagaagcatctggtttcctgatcaaggtaaaagaaaggaagcaatcatggcagctggactggagcacatcaggctctccacttttgtggactgcctggggcttgggtgctgtagatcacttttggagtggtttgttttctgattctggttcctgggtggtgactgtcaggtggGTGCAAATCTGCcgagacatattcagactagggacaaaagctaaagttaaggaacttaaaggaaactcttacaattggagcccccacccccaaccctcacacacacacacacatattccatcaggaacaggcaaaagttggggaatcttagtctgttgattgtagctcaattgacctgtgacaggtagaaAGATGCAAGTTGCAAACTCCgtgaggctcacatgaattcttttaagttacaaaagaggaacttctggagccttctacttttaagtcataataaaagcttggggatttaaaaaaaaaattatctggggttaaaaacatcaacattcttttctttgtccagaggtctggacagaggtggttttaacatgatgagaagtaattttaggtatcagaactccattgattactatgttaaatctttgaatttttgaagtcttgatatcacatattttttgttttggttgttctgtttggtttttcaaggcagccctggctgcgatattgagcttctcccaggatgaggacaggtcttggctaaagtgccctgtcTTCACCTCAGAGGTTTGGAatgagagcaatctcagcatgcagatgtatgaacaggttccggTTTACCCTGTTGGatcttgtcttggacatctgctttccagttctctcggacaacctcactacaccatgcaaggaacagcaggcacaggatcttgcaaagtatgttcaaaaaactccaaactttattaaatgtaaactttattgaataacaacacaaatgtaagatttactgctaataaaaaattaaagtttcctgtataaaaatagattatcatgtagttggcaatattcacactaaatatattaagtttataccaatagtggggctaaggtgacagaatataaatattaacatgacatattaaatttcagcttaatatatacaaagaaaacatcttcaaaaatagcttaagaatatatatatttatatatataatatataaaatatatttttatttatatataaatatttgtttatttacatatatatatatatataaatatatatttatttatttttttggaataaacagtttagtacagccctcagcagggtgaggcttcaaggagtcccgggtttacaatgcacatctagcattagttactcctctcccgagaataaaatagatgtctttacttccaggctgggaagtatcttgagATGTCCCCGGCGtgtttcttacttctcctggattgctcggatcccgtgaacagcagcacactgcGACGCTTCTGTAGTAGCACACAGTACCGGAAGGCAACCGGAGATTCACTAggagacaggcaactggtggccttcctttcagaaataactaatgcaaacaagcagtcgagaacgaaaggccgaaaatcgccagaagccatccactgccagttagctaaaacttgtgaacaaaaacagcaaaattcaatccagcgtcgacctcagtcacagataaatctcAAAAGCCGcgtgcttgtgagcatgcgctgtgcagtccggatagtttctaactttcggtgggcacatgtgtcttctgttgttgttgttgttctgtcccgacagggtttgtctgtgcagccgcggctgtcctggccacagtctttacactcagaacttgttcaaggctcttccacacccagtacctgcagtccttagcctcacctgggaaagagctcggagcagctgcctcgcagtggccgccagggggcgctgctacagtaagcgcttgtgcaggatctcccacaccatcttcttcctgaaaagaggcatgtgctgctgggagaaggtgatgggctggcccctggaaatgtaatctgcatatttacaggcgaacacgccgcagtcgcccccgttcagctgctgaggaatctcctctgccgacatgctgtgttgcttccactccacagggctcaggtcgctgttccttctcgctttgctctcctcccgcagatagcagaaaagcagctcaaggatgtcgggtctcttctgtcccgtggagtccatgtagacaatactcttctttcttaagtctgtgaccgccaggctccagtgcatgcccaggtgaactgggaccaggagaagttccttggcaaagatgtttactgcccgggtccatcttctgactgacctgtagccaccagactttaacttggtgtaaaagaaggtattaaatgcgtgaagtgccgggtagccttgactttgatttctttccatgagaagattcatgtaaaaattgatgactttgtcgttgagccactgggtgttccttagggtccacaggtctcctcgagtcatttgcagtttgaaggcacagctcaagatctcatcttttgacccagggcctagcgcactgctgatttctttctccatgtccactgtgacagcaggaccacggtccagccctctgcccttctcttggtcttcaagagcctttttcttgacctcaggtgttgacactttgctgctgggcatgccattgctgacactgtctgtgcagatttgaggtgtttccgattcatgattctgcccttcagcacaacctttgagagtcttggaggtgtccatggtgcttgtgtgagtgctgtgagggccagagctcacggggacgtcaggttggaggagttccaacagcactgggcacttttcattgtggtgtttctcaacttcttcctccctgttgctgtgggggggcttgagaccctggcctccacccacagactcctcagtcacagcctcttctggggggcctttggcacactctggggccattagctgtaacggacccttttcctggggtgaccatattcggctcttgtcaggctcttcatccccaagctctgtttcatgctgttcctgttgCAGCTTCTTCCACGACTGGACTggctcttctgagcacacatcatcctcttcctcttcttggcgtttcctcttctggcctttctctggctgttcagggctTATCGTTTTAGcctgcttgcaaggctgccttatagagggactacttgtattgtctttgctcagctgttggctgccggccatgacacagctttccgatgtccaagtcaaagtgcaggtcagctgggcgttctgtgggagttcttgggttgtcctcttgatggctgaaggcaccttagtctactgggagatgtcttatccacacaAGATAAGGTGGTTCACGGTCAGAAACCGCAGGGGAAGAACACAGGTTTCCTTTggcgctggggtcagttaggccaccaagacagaaggaggtcgcagtgtcaaaggacacttctcacatagctgatcttctctaatcttgtctttcgggtggcatttcctcagtccccctatagaaaggtctgtggagttcccactctgagttttgtttttccctactgagggagaaggatcgctctagggcacaaggagcctctgtagaacctgaaattgtggaaatcacaatgattgtcagagtctttcagccaaagacagcagtcaacacacgttagaagcaagactactgtgtgcctccctccactgtcaccaaggatctggaaggccagtttccacaaaaaactgtggtttatgatgtggttttatgcaccagggcaacattcattggtgaatggaggccctgcccaccatcgcccaggtctagggtcttaaagcttgttttcattcctggaattcctgttggaactcctgctggctgaagcaaacccaagatcagtaagaactcagaggagcagaagttcagcacatatcatgaataaataaatgtaaaaaacccccaagtgctgggattaaaagcggcagcaccactgcttggctggacagatcttttcaggatgactcagcagagatggctccgtggtgaagagtgatgcttttctagaagaccacacattgatttccaaccctgtctttgcagcttacaatcacctgtaactccagtgccaggggagctgacactctcttctggctttaagcaggaaacgcacacacacacacacacacacacatacacacactgctcttaaatatgtgagagtaaaacactcatacacattaaaaataaatcttaaaaaaataaaagctaggatttgtactaagcctatttctctttttccccccagaaaaacagtgtaccggagaactaagtaaaaatcattgctaaaatgtacaaaacaaaattagaaaaaaatgtaataaatgaaaagatagttatcctttctaaaagcttttagaaatagtttgagaagcttctatgtccttaaaccttgaaagacagagaccaaaccatgtgtttaaacctgcttgtagctgcttttctcacacccaaaaatctagacacataaccatatctccataaaactcatataacatgtgattgatcagtggcgaagctttgtagattatatatgatttgatcgttgccaaacagaacggaggaccaaggagatggctcagcacggttagctgctccctggcaactctgaccagttcagggcaattcctgagtcactcaaaataaaagacagaacccagtcacccgaattattctccgacctccacgtGTGCTGCGGCAAGCCAACAGTTGCCGCACCcccaatgcaaataaataatgaactgcaataaaccctgccaggtgagcaaagagagtggcattttatcctagtggatcacGGTGGAATGGCCATGCCTCTCccctgcaaattcaggcaacggccacaagagggcagagagaaaccacagagaaaagcGCATgtctcagctctttcctgccttcctctctgacccaaaggagcttctcagagcagagaactgcaggggcagaaccaaagcatctGGACAACTGGGCTCCCCTTGATTACAAGGCTGGCAGGTTTAGTCAGGGATctcgagagtaacagaacacacacacacacacacacacacacacacacacacacaatagatagatagatagatagatagatagacagacagacagacagacagacagacagatcgatgagtttagatagatgacttacaggctgaagtccatctagtccagagatggctgcctatgaatggaaggtccaaaagtccagtagattttcagtccatgagtgtggatgtctcagctgatcTTCAGTAAAGGCTAAAGGCTagaattctacacaagtagaccgcaaggacagtgaaggaatggacttcttctcagtgaggcagtaacaggcaaatggcaaaagctccctagttccagcaccttttatagaggcttctagcggaaggtgttgcctggattagaggctcggcttccctcttcaaagatgcggattaaaattaagcaaggaatccctcacaggtgtgccttttcattttggggttttacataataccagataactggaatccagttgacagtcaagaatggccgtctcagctgcctttccaagccccacttcatgttctggacacagtttgacatttttgacatttaaccttgtgttcttttttctgtagattctggtgtgtgtttgtctgtgttcacatgtgtacgtgtgtgcatatgtgtgtgtgtgcctgtgtgcaggctctctcaaagaagtcagcatgtgtgggttGAGTTGTGGGGCAGCATAGCTGGGTTAGAGTGGAGTGGAGATCAGTTGGTGGAACGCATGGTCCAGCCaataagaaccctgggtttgcttcccagaccacacacaactgcatgtgatggggcacgcctcttctcctagcgctctggaagcagaggcaggagaaccacaagttcaaggtcatcttaagcagtatagggctttcacagtctgccttggatacaaagagccccgaatgataaaatataggatataggaagggaggttgtagatcagcaattactgagcATATGCCgtgcat
Proteins encoded in this window:
- the LOC132648696 gene encoding sentrin-specific protease 2-like, translated to KALEDQEKGRGLDRGPAVTVDMEKEISSALGPGSKDEILSCAFKLQMTRGDLWTLRNTQWLNDKVINFYMNLLMERNQSQGYPALHAFNTFFYTKLKSGGYRSVRRWTRAVNIFAKELLLVPVHLGMHWSLAVTDLRKKSIVYMDSTGQKRPDILELLFCYLREESKARRNSDLSPVEWKQHSMSAEEIPQQLNGGDCGVFACKYADYISRGQPITFSQQHMPLFRKKMVWEILHKRLL